One window of the Gimesia chilikensis genome contains the following:
- a CDS encoding glycerophosphodiester phosphodiesterase family protein: protein MSLSPFIRQITGSLGSAWRPLVATDLLYKLLAFVILTPLLAGLFHFLLAIAGQSVLTDVDIALFFAGPFGWLCAIILGAVWLSIVALEQASLLAILAARHRGQQLGMLDSLRFAAGHAADVLKVTAKMIGWTLLSLVPFLLIAGVVYFGLLGEYDINFYLKERPTEFQVAVGIGVLLVLILAMILFRLYSGWFLALPLILFEQTPPAQGLQASQQLVSGQRRPILIWLVTWVICVLILNLVLVALVGLAGRFLIPTTVGSLLMLATRVGLMLFILSASSLILNLFATIACAGLLFQGYLRLHSAASAAIEASPLEVEQRGKPLLTPSRLAMVGIVGFLLAALIGYVSLERSLNLETETQVMAHRGASKAAPENTMAAFQAAIDEGADWIELDVQESADGKVVVIHDSDFMKLSRNPLKVWDAKQADLADIDIGSWLDPKFNAERVPLLSDVLQLCKDKAGVIIELKYYGHDEQLEQRVVDIVEAAGMADKVMIMSLKPEGVAKTKALRPDWKCGVLLSVYAGNLKEIQADFLAVNANFASRNFVKRAHAAGKEVFVWTVDDPAMMSQMMNRGVDGLLTNVPAVAKQVIQERESLTPAERLLVEVALLFQQPQAELEQ, encoded by the coding sequence ATGTCTCTCTCCCCCTTCATCCGTCAGATCACAGGCAGCCTGGGTTCCGCCTGGCGTCCGCTGGTTGCGACCGATCTCCTCTATAAACTGCTGGCGTTTGTGATTTTGACGCCGTTACTGGCGGGTTTGTTTCACTTCCTGCTGGCGATCGCAGGTCAGAGTGTATTGACCGACGTGGATATCGCGTTGTTCTTTGCCGGCCCGTTCGGCTGGCTGTGTGCAATTATTCTGGGTGCGGTCTGGCTAAGTATCGTCGCGCTGGAACAGGCGTCGCTACTGGCCATCCTGGCGGCCCGACATCGGGGGCAGCAGCTGGGAATGCTTGATTCCCTGCGGTTTGCCGCAGGACACGCGGCCGATGTACTGAAAGTAACCGCGAAAATGATTGGCTGGACGCTGCTCAGCCTGGTCCCGTTTCTGCTGATTGCAGGAGTTGTCTATTTTGGTCTGCTGGGTGAATACGACATCAATTTTTATCTCAAAGAACGACCGACCGAATTCCAGGTCGCCGTCGGCATCGGTGTTTTACTGGTGCTGATTCTGGCTATGATCCTGTTTCGACTCTATTCCGGCTGGTTCCTGGCGCTGCCACTGATTCTGTTCGAGCAGACGCCTCCCGCACAGGGTCTGCAGGCCAGTCAGCAGCTGGTATCCGGTCAACGTCGTCCGATCCTGATCTGGCTGGTGACCTGGGTGATCTGTGTGTTGATTCTGAATCTGGTGCTGGTTGCGCTCGTGGGTCTCGCGGGGCGGTTCCTGATTCCCACAACCGTCGGTTCCCTGCTGATGCTGGCCACGCGGGTGGGGCTGATGCTGTTTATCCTGTCGGCGAGCAGCCTGATTCTGAACCTGTTTGCGACGATCGCCTGCGCGGGTCTGTTATTTCAGGGTTATCTGCGCTTGCATTCCGCCGCCAGTGCTGCGATTGAGGCCAGCCCGCTGGAAGTGGAACAGCGCGGGAAACCACTTTTGACTCCGTCCCGCCTGGCCATGGTAGGCATAGTTGGTTTTCTGCTGGCGGCTTTGATCGGATATGTGTCGCTGGAGCGTTCGCTGAATCTCGAAACCGAAACACAGGTGATGGCACATCGAGGTGCCTCCAAAGCGGCTCCCGAAAATACGATGGCCGCATTTCAGGCTGCGATTGACGAGGGTGCCGACTGGATTGAGCTGGACGTACAGGAATCGGCGGACGGCAAAGTGGTCGTGATTCACGACAGCGACTTCATGAAACTGTCACGTAATCCGCTTAAGGTCTGGGATGCGAAGCAAGCTGACCTGGCAGACATCGACATCGGCAGCTGGCTGGATCCGAAATTCAACGCAGAACGGGTGCCTCTGTTATCCGACGTGCTGCAGTTATGCAAAGACAAGGCGGGCGTGATTATTGAGCTGAAATATTACGGCCACGATGAGCAGCTGGAGCAGCGGGTGGTGGACATTGTCGAAGCAGCGGGTATGGCCGACAAGGTGATGATCATGTCGCTCAAACCAGAGGGGGTGGCGAAGACCAAAGCCCTGCGACCGGACTGGAAGTGCGGTGTCCTGCTCTCCGTCTATGCAGGCAACCTGAAAGAGATTCAAGCGGACTTTCTGGCCGTGAACGCGAATTTCGCCTCGCGGAATTTTGTGAAGCGGGCCCATGCAGCGGGGAAAGAGGTCTTTGTGTGGACGGTCGATGATCCGGCCATGATGTCTCAGATGATGAACCGGGGCGTGGATGGCCTGCTGACGAACGTCCCTGCGGTAGCGAAACAGGTGATCCAGGAACGGGAGTCGCTCACCCCTGCAGAACGGCTGCTGGTGGAAGTGGCACTGCTGTTTCAACAACCGCAGGCAGAGCTGGAGCAGTGA